One region of Drosophila kikkawai strain 14028-0561.14 chromosome 2R, DkikHiC1v2, whole genome shotgun sequence genomic DNA includes:
- the LOC108082390 gene encoding uncharacterized protein codes for MDYQENSVDPDTKDNPTGNHENRYKAEISKFYATIATVSRNIRKDDWTYLQRHPEIRAIIRVITMEAINAKASNIHQFVADLFSSENDKELIEKINRQLKAVNEEMREGIWTNADGAMNFPESSENSSENNSDCPTPKLNDNNQKDEFVKPVCPENFKPSCK; via the exons ATGGATTATCAAGAAAATAGTGTAGACCCAGACACAAAAGATAACCCTACTGGCAACCATGAAAACAGGTATAAAGCCGAGATATCCAAATTCTATGCAACCATTGCAACGGTTTCGAGAAACATTCGTAAGGACGATTGGACATATCTACAGCGCCACCCGGAGATACGTGCCATAATCCGGGTCATTACCATGGAAGCAATCAATGCCAAGGCATCGAATATCCATCAATTTGTAGCGGATCTATTTAGTTCCGAAAACGACAAGGAATTGATTGAAAAG ataAACAGGCAACTTAAAGCGGTCAACGAAGAGATGAGGGAAGGTATCTGGACCAATGCCGATGGGGCTATGAACTTTCCGGAATCCTCCGAAAACTCCTCAGAAAATAATTCAGATTGTCCAACACCAAAATTAAACGACAACAATCAGAAGGACGAGTTTGTCAAACCAGTTTGTCCAGAAAATTTTAAGCCcagttgtaaataa
- the ana3 gene encoding protein rotatin homolog — MSIKSPALQLAEPQLAKLTSESEEIRMRALNQVETRFMRCLQLGETIDFKPMMLMKQLIRWFGQTPHLAADRVLAIMLELLRSEYGSVVVRKITYDRLSTELGKVRRILRSLESERVTDLLDDLQYLLLQKYNIRLETPSGSSISSVNVTTEGTESVTSSISIVKDTLKPEDYEPAWSQPCPEDVASLQSMINMPRNEGTDAIEVQVQLTQLTIRMGDYPAEYLLQPPYTFLILVQLQQRRDGCLLHVNRAIIAYLKQLQRRIEIRCTTMCYANSLDAPGSLARQLRVESALSLVLNNCLDLVMKCSDNDKWHVLELVKQAVKTYKVLKVGIAPGVTTRFGDMVRKLLKFCSSRTGTKLSELVSSLMVPRLQSLIFNDQLLEIMLLNINYDKMLNSAQANSLIKPILMDTCFLSLPGRQSALGDLKGVALMNSTDDDHLRKLKIAYMSALDQFQSTTQMKAPLLIEANAVLVVVNQLGSKRLVKQLFDAVVECTPLYPGNLKLKIKAQTVLWTLVDLPDKQLRWFLYGLMRNPVTSHFHAFMTKTVYMPGCTNLELVRQGILGLPLTSRFLQKLIVQSWDMEAPQNVRQWCLDYFILLFKLHNFVGQQDLQNIIQIVYPLLPLLICRTISDTQLTHAIWALWHPNTCMIKAPPNLRIFVCYLFHPHIEVRHKAPIPINLILQALDMKKKSLTPRDQLVHKWTDPDICLIKPPLNYKEIFAKPTEEAFQGQRSLDALMGLLETKDLRPSIRKSSMAQLNVLLRNWKACECFNSKKAFSMIVSSLPIGLETHPGDPAEVLVPAVSILLKMMLQNADFRNQVAYMPEMYMNLVRAMVLLPHEEELRQNASICLFVMLFYDDIIATEDKLVIAVQLGGLMSPVTHEVEIPVPHSPVTEGVSAQQRLDKAYFGDDETASGQHWRLFLCHYLRKVMTQESMQALDIRSELKMNLGDVAMMQASEPDVQLRNQLMAASNCSSHEALQQKLDVIQLFLVHLRSSIPDSEGQSLWQLINKYIRSAPANDADCKLYMSLLELCLTCLSFSHDQVIKGLNEALETDPNHSFLLLLQDRSISLDVLHLIGQCLEQLLANENEIRLKWHGKLFLQLSSMARKHFEIRQLQHVRCILGILRRLSERELMLSSVQVKHYCQHFMQLSSDLRTSTQTGAQWLRDCLHIICELHLLQPSGKTTNSIYEPGVANKVLRYLLGLCGHSDSDVRALSWVLMADWLGCCDVKMESILPGLNFLPGGLPACCLTTLLDVHEVMLVRVLAGRVFIRLMPLVGAEACVDILRNHTFLKDASWALRTLHVSPHLDKQPAGEQHSCEIISCYVSICISMVSLDPEWCSSTLCQHSFMSGLSDVFKTPPPTLDQYSNAFFELCAEHICELYALCYVNNFEYLQRSICRDTVFLESFLALINYVTDVDQQGQLFKLLLVFCKDSNAFSYLCAELEKRPGFFIDFFLIGLHKSALGTDLRRYTLKCLAMIFLKTQSAPLVNKLEQYVVPLSPNRDPSKPPYTEKELVGNNVKAIAFIYRILEDQFLCYYMDKRTNTFLEAVDPGHVQVCETFGVFLKYSKEAASIADEALLVDRLLIMFNAFLKDDKFGNASAYVRRVGAHKTQQILGNLLVLLKMMSQWFSSPHSVLKGTSSAALMVNILVRLWPWLSHSAELKQLVVQVVMFLTEYSFEMCKQTSQIQPEQSHSLLQLMSRVADFETTRKEPNAGAFGEGTCIIPALRVMSNCCSCSEGRLSLSKMHVLDMFDTILPANPSVSKVRPQVVRAWLAFWEVYSRYDVGAKACHLHSLMNIVRRLSPLDDRRILSLRIIRNMSFFNNNRTVLTDMTEFINMLRDILNQPVMQKDASSEQGLISFEEHRLAVLMLYKLFGYGAKYKAKLRGTKLMQLLTHLKDHMEGMKTEKEDRFPDIPYAEELLGLLTNFLEAVEE; from the exons ATGAGCATCAAGAGCCCGGCCCTGCAGCTGGCCGAGCCGCAGCTGGCCAAGCTAACCAGTGAGTCGGAGGAGATCAGGATGCGCGCCCTTAACCAGGTGGAGACGCGCTTCATGCGCTGCCTGCAGTTGGGCGAGACAATTGACTTCAAGCCAATGATGTTGATGAAGCAACTCATCCGCTGGTTCGGACAAACGCCACATCTCGCTGCGGACAGAGTCTTGGCCATtatgctggagctgctgcgcTCAGAGTACGGCAGCGTGGTGGTACGCAAGATTACCTACGACCGGCTGTCGACGGAGCTGGGTAAGGTGCGGCGCATTCTGCGATCGCTGGAGTCCGAGCGGGTTACCGATCTGCTTGACGACCTCCAGTATTTGCTGCTCCAAAAGTACAACATCCGCCTGGAGACACCGTCGGGGTCTTCGATTAGTTCTGTTAATGTGACCACCGAGGGAACAGAGTCGGTGACCAGCAGCATTAGCATTGTAAAGGACACTCTCAAGCCGGAGGATTACGAGCCCGCTTGGTCGCAGCCCTGTCCGGAGGATGTGGCCAGCTTGCAGAGCATGATAAATATGCCACGAAACGAAGGGACCGATGCCATCGAGGTGCAGGTGCAGCTTACACAACTGACCATCAGGATGGGCGACTACCCGGCGGAGTACCTTCTGCAGCCGCCATACACTTTCCTGATCCTGGTGCAGCTTCAGCAGCGCCGCGACGGCTGCCTGCTGCATGTGAACCGGGCGATCATAGCGTACTTAAAACAGCTCCAGCGCCGCATTGAGATTCGCTGCACTACCATGTGCTATGCGAATAGTCTGGATGCTCCCGGATCGCTCGCCAGGCAACTGAGGGTTGAGAGCGCCCTGTCACTGGTGCTGAACAACTGCCTCGACCTGGTTATGAAGTGCTCCGATAACGACAAGTGGCATGTCCTGGAGCTGGTCAAGCAGGCGGTCAAGACATACAAAGTACTCAAGGTGGGTATAGCGCCAGGTGTCACCACTCGATTCGGGGACATGGTCAGGAAGCTGCTCAAATTCTGCAGCAGCCGGACCGGCACTAAGTTGAGCGAGCTGGTCAGCTCCCTGATGGTTCCCCGGCTGCAGTCGCTGATCTTCAACGACCAGCTGCTGGAGATAATGCTCCTGAACATCAATTATGACAAGATGTTGAATAGCGCTCAGGCCAACTCCCTCATAAAGCCCATTCTCATGGACACTTGCTTCCTGAGCCTGCCAGGTCGCCAGAGCGCGCTGGGCGACCTTAAGGGCGTGGCCTTGATGAACTCCACGGATGATGACCATTTGAGGAAGCTGAAAATTGCCTACATGAGCGCACTGGATCAATTCCAGTCAACGACCCAGATGAAGGCTCCGTTGCTGATCGAAGCGAATGCGGTGCTTGTGGTGGTCAACCAGCTGGGCAGTAAGAGGCTGGTGAAGCAGCTATTCGACGCCGTTGTAGAGTGCACCCCGCTCTATCCTGGCAATCTGAAGCTAAAGATTAAGGCCCAGACGGTGCTTTGGACCTTGGTGGACTTGCCCGATAAGCAGCTCCGCTGGTTTCTTTACGGCCTGATGCGCAATCCGGTGACAAGTCATTTTCATGCCTTTATGACCAAGACGGTGTACATGCCAGGCTGCACCAATTTGGAGCTAGTGCGTCAGGGCATTCTCGGATTGCCGCTGACCAGCAGGTTCCTTCAAAAACTGATCGTCCAGAGTTGGGACATGGAGGCGCCGCAGAATGTGAGGCAGTGGTGCCTCGATTACTTCATCCTGCTCTTCAAGCTGCATAACTTTGTGGGGCAGCAGGACCTTCAGAATATTATCCAAATAGTTTATcctctgctgccgctgctgatcTGCCGCACCATCTCGGACACTCAGCTGACGCACGCTATCTGGGCGCTTTGGCATCCCAATACTTGCATGATAAAAGCGCCACCGAATCTGCGGATATTCGTCTGCTACCTTTTCCATCCGCACATTGAGGTCAGACATAAGGCTCCCATCCCAATTAACTTAATCCTGCAGGCGTTGGATATGAAAAAGAAGAGCCTGACCCCCCGCGATCAGTTGGTACACAAGTGGACGGACCCGGATATCTGCCTGATAAAGCCGCCGTTGAATTATAAAGAAATCTTCGCGAAGCCCACTGAGGAAGCCTTTCAGGGACAGCGCAGCTTGGATGCCCTGATGGGGTTGCTGGAGACCAAGGACCTGCGGCCATCTATCAGAAAGTCCTCAATGGCTCAGCTAAATGTGCTGCTCCGAAATTGGAAGGCCTGCGAGTGCTTTAACTCAAAGAAAGCCTTCAGCATGATTGTTTCTTCCCTGCCAATTGGCTTGGAGACACATCCCGGCGATCCTGCAGAGGTGCTGGTGCCAGCCGTTAGTATTTTGCTGAAGATGATGCTACAAAATGCGGATTTTCGTAATCAGGTAGCCTACATGCCCGAGATGTACATGAACCTGGTCCGTGCTATGGTGCTGTTGCCCCACGAGGAGGAGTTGCGGCAAAATGCCAGCATCTGCCTCTTCGTGATGCTCTTCTACGACGATATCATTGCCACCGAGGACAAGCTGGTGATTGCAGTACAACTGGGTGGCCTGATGTCGCCAGTCACCCATGAAGTGGAAATCCCAGTTCCACACAGCCCCGTTACCGAAGGTGTAAGTGCACAGCAGCGCCTGGATAAGGCCTATTTTGGGGATGATGAGACCGCCTCTGGCCAGCATTGGCGCCTGTTTTTGTGTCACTACCTACGCAAGGTCATGACACAAGAGAGCATGCAGGCCTTGGACATCAGGAGTGAGCTTAAGATGAACCTGGGTGACGTGGCCATGATGCAGGCCTCGGAACCAGACGTACAGCTGCGCAATCAGCTGATGGCGGCGAGTAACTGCAGCAGTCACGAAGCCCTGCAGCAGAAGCTCGATGTCATTCAGTTGTTCCTGGTCCATCTGCGCAGCTCTATACCGGACTCGGAGGGCCAGAGTTTATGGCAGCTGATCAACAAATACATACGCTCGGCCCCAGCCAACGATGCGGATTGTAAGCTCTACATGTCACTGCTGGAACTGTGCCTCACCTGCCTCAGCTTCTCCCATGACCAGGTGATCAAGGGGCTGAACGAGGCCCTCGAAACGGATCCGAATCACAGTTTCcttttgctgctgcaggaTAGGAGTATATCCCTGGACGTGCTGCACCTAATAGGCCAGTGtctggagcagctgctggccaacGAGAACGAGATTCGCTTGAAGTGGCATGGCAAGTTGTTCCTTCAGCTGAGTTCGATGGCCAGGAAGCACTTTGAGATCCGGCAGCTGCAGCATGTGCGCTGTATACTGGGCATCCTGAGGCGCCTGAGCGAGCGGGAGCTGATGCTCAGCAGTGTCCAGGTGAAG CACTATTGTCAGCACTTTATGCAGCTGTCCAGCGATCTGAGAACCTCAACGCAGACGGGAGCCCAGTGGCTGCGCGACTGTCTACACATCATTTGCGAACTCCACTTGCTCCAACCCTCCGGGAAGACCACGAACAGCATATACGAGCCGGGTGTGGCCAATAAGGTTCTACGCTATCTGTTGGGACTCTGCGGGCACAGCGATAGCGATGTGCGTGCCCTCTCCTGGGTCCTGATGGCCGACTGGCTCGGCTGCTGCGATGTGAAGATGGAGAGCATTCTGCCGGGCTTAAACTTTCTGCCTGGCGGACTGCCAGCCTGCTGCCTGACCACGCTATTGGACGTTCATGAAGTGATGCTGGTCAGAGTGCTGGCCGGCAGAGTATTCATCCGGCTGATGCCGCTGGTGGGAGCCGAGGCATGCGTGGATATTTTGCGGAATCACACCTTTCTGAAGGATGCCTCATGGGCTCTGAGGACGCTGCATGTGTCTCCCCATCTGGACAAGCAGCCGGCGGGAGAGCAGCACTCCTGCGAGATAATCAGCTGCTATGTTTCTATATGCATCAGCATGGTAAGCCTCGACCCGGAGTGGTGCAGCAGTACACTGTGCCAGCATAGTTTCATGAGTGGCCTCAGTGATGTGTTTAAGACGCCACCGCCGACACTAGACCAGTATTCGAATGCCTTCTTTGAACTGTGTGCCGAGCACATTTGCGAGCTGTATGCCCTCTGCTATGTGAATAACTTTGAGTACCTCCAGAGGAGCATCTGCcgcgacaccgtttttttggAGAGCTTCCTTGCGCTAATTAACTATGTGACGGACGTGGACCAGCAGGGTCAGCTATTTAAGCTGCTCCTAGTGTTCTGCAAGGACTCGAATGCATTTTCATACCTTTGCGCGGAGTTGGAGAAGAGGCCAGGCTTCTTCATAGACTTTTTCCTGATTGGACTGCATAAATCAGCCCTGGGAACCGATCTCAGGCGCTACACGCTCAAGTGCCTGGCCATGATCTTTCTGAAAACACAGAGTGCTCCTTTGGTAAATAAGCTGGAGCAATATGTTGTGCCCTTGTCTCCGAATCGTGACCCAAGTAAACCTCCCTACACCGAGAAGGAATTAGTTGGAAACAATGTCAAGGCAATTGCCTTCATTTACCGAATCCTGGAGGATCAATTCCTTTGCTATTATATGGACAAAAGAACAAATACTTTTCTGGAAGCCGTCGATCCTGGGCACGTTCAGGTCTGTGAAACCTTCGGTGTCTTCCTGAAGTACTCCAAGGAGGCTGCCTCCATAGCCGACGAGGCGCTTCTGGTGGATCGGTTACTGATTATGTTCAATGCATTTCTGAAGGACGACAAATTCGGGAATGCCTCAGCCTATGTAAGACGCGTGGGCGCCCATAAGACACAGCAAATCCTGGGCAATCTCTTGGTGCTGCTTAAAATGATGTCGCAGTGGTTTAGCTCGCCCCATTCGGTGCTCAAGGGGACCTCGTCTGCGGCCCTAATGGTGAACATATTGGTCCGTCTCTGGCCGTGGCTATCGCACTCGGCGGAGCTGAAGCAACTTGTCGTCCAGGTGGTCATGTTCCTCACCGAGTACTCCTTTGAGATGTGCAAGCAGACCTCACAGATTCAGCCTGAGCAATCACATTCCCTGCTTCAGTTGATGTCCCGCGTGGCTGACTTTGAGACCACCAGGAAGGAGCCCAACGCTGGAGCATTTGGCGAGGGAACTTGCATAATTCCCGCCCTGAGGGTCATGAGCAATTGCTGTTCCTGCTCCGAGGGCCGCCTCAGCCTGTCCAAGATGCACGTGCTGGACATGTTCGATACGATTCTGCCCGCTAATCCTTCGGTTAGCAAGGTGCGACCCCAGGTGGTTCGGGCTTGGCTGGCCTTTTGGGAAGTCTACTCCCGCTACGATGTGGGCGCCAAGGCGTGTCACCTGCACTCCCTGATGAACATTGTCCGACGCCTGTCGCCACTGGACGACCGGAGGATTCTGAGTCTTCGCATCATTCGCAACATGAGCTTCTTTAATAACAACCGCACTGTGCTCACGGATATGACAGAGTTCATAAATATGCTGCGCGATATTCTTAATCAACCGGTGATGCAGAAGGATGCCTCCAGTGAACAGGGCCTGATCTCGTTCGAGGAACACCGCCTGGCGGTGCTGATGCTGTACAAACTCTTCGGCTACGGGGCCAAGTACAAGGCCAAGCTGCGTGGCACTAAGCTAATGCAACTGCTGACCCACCTCAAGGATCATATGGAAGGCATGAAGACTGAGAAAGAGGATCGATTTCCAGACATTCCCTATGCAGAAGAGCTCCTCGGGCTGCTGACCAATTTCTTGGAGGCGGTGGAAGAGTAG
- the Den1 gene encoding sentrin-specific protease 8 isoform X2, producing MNSSSKADPISLSFHDSCLRMSDVQLLHGPHWLNDQILSFYYEYLSHVKYKTNNDLHFIAPEVTQCMKYMDDQELELLLGQSKATNKPFIFFALNDNESTEAGGTHWSLLVFSRPEKTFYHFDSYGNNNTSNSVELMNKIKELLGQRQAKFRPMRCLQQANGYDCGIHVICMTDHIADYLNRYEMIDGLPPLHIDAVKAKRTELLKLILSLGGKG from the coding sequence ATGAACAGCAGCTCGAAGGCGGACCCCATCTCGCTGAGCTTCCACGACTCCTGCCTGCGGATGTCGGACGTGCAGCTGCTGCACGGTCCCCACTGGTTGAATGACCAGATCCTGAGCTTCTACTACGAGTATCTGTCGCACGTGAAGTACAAGACCAACAATGACTTGCACTTCATTGCCCCGGAGGTGACACAGTGCATGAAGTACATGGACGaccaggagctggagctccTGCTTGGCCAGAGCAAGGCCACTAACAAGCCGTTCATCTTCTTTGCGCTGAACGACAATGAGAGCACCGAGGCCGGCGGCACCCACTGGTCGCTGCTGGTCTTCTCGCGTCCAGAGAAGACCTTCTATCACTTTGATTCGTACGGGAACAACAACACGAGCAATTCCGTGGAGCTGATGAACAAGATCAAGGAGCTGCTGGGCCAGCGTCAGGCCAAGTTCCGGCCCATGCGCTGCCTGCAGCAGGCAAATGGCTACGACTGCGGCATCCATGTCATCTGTATGACCGACCACATTGCCGACTACCTGAACAGGTACGAGATGATTGATGggctgccgccgctgcatATTGACGCCGTAAAGGCCAAGCGCACCGAGCTGCTGAAACTGATCCTCTCACTGGGCGGCAAGGGATAG
- the LOC108082431 gene encoding fatty-acid amide hydrolase 2-A, with product MAQSVPLTQAIGGYVFGILQTFIRFIFRLIYGPKGERVPPITDPILLESASSLARKIRSQELSSVQVLESFIRRVKDVNPILNCVVDERYDQALKEAAEADALIKSGKYTVEELAQQKPFLGVPITTKDCISVKGMLHTAGLYERRDVRGAQDADAMALMRKAGAIPFALTNVSEVCMWWESNNTVHGRTRNAYDTNRIVGGSSGGEGCIQSAAASPFGLGSDIGGSIRMPAFFNGIFGHKPSKLVVSNVGQFPAPFSAEQNTFLGLGPMSRFAEDLRPMLKIMAGEKAAVLNLDKDVDLSKLKFFYQESDGGGRLISAVDPDLRQAMKRVAQHLSEKFGSQKVERIQLPQFRQSAAIWFANMRDDSGHGFAYQLGNLERDINTYLELFKWLFGASKHTFIGLSTAIMDSTQCKHGSPKYDHLVRKRNELRTELQRLLGNNGVLIYPTHPTVAPYHNEPITRPINFAYTGIVNVLGFPATAVPLGKLGSEGLPLGVQVIANFNEDRLCLAVAEELERAFGGWARP from the exons ATGGCACAGAGCGTTCCGCTGACCCAGGCCATTGGTGGCTACGTTTTTGGAATTCTCCAGACCTTCATTCGCTTCATTTTCCGGCTGATCTATGGCCCCAAGGGCGAGAGAGTTCCTCCGATCACAGACCCCATTCTGCTGGAGTCTGCCTCTTCGCTGGCCAGAAAGATTCGCAGCCAGGAG TTGAGCAGCGTCCAGGTGCTGGAATCTTTCATAAGACGCGTCAAGGATGTGAATCCCATACTGAACTGCGTGGTGGATGAGCGCTATGACCAGGCTCTCAAGGAGGCCGCTGAGGCCGATGCCTTGATTAAATCGGGAAAATACACCGTGGAGGAGTTGGCCCAACAAAAACCCTTCCTGGGAGTGCCCATCACCACCAAGGATTGCATTTCCGTCAAGG GCATGCTTCACACTGCCGGCCTGTACGAACGTCGGGATGTGCGCGGTGCACAGGATGCCGATGCCATGGCCCTGATGCGTAAGGCCGGAGCCATTCCTTTTGCTCTCACCAACGTTTCGGAGGTGTGCATGTGGTGGGAGAGCAACAATACGGTTCACGGACGCACTAGGAATGCCTACGACACAAATCGCATTGTGGGCGGCTCTAGCGGCGGCGAGGGGTGCATCCAGTCGGCGGCTGCATCTCCGTTTGGTCTGGGCTCCGATATTGGCGGCTCGATTCGCATGCCGGCCTTCTTCAATGGCATCTTTGGTCACAAGCCCAGCAAGCTGGTGGTGTCCAATGTGGGCCAGTTCCCGGCACCATTCAGTGCTGAGCAGAATACATTCCTCGGCCTGGGACCCATGTCGCGCTTTGCCGAGGATCTGCGTCCCATGCTAAAGATTATGGCTGGCGAGAAGGCGGCCGTACTCAATCTGGACAAGGATGTGGACCTCAGCAAGCTGAAGTTCTTCTACCAGGAGTCTGATGGCGGGGGCCGCTTGATCTCCGCTGTGGACCCTGACCTCCGGCAG GCCATGAAGCGGGTGGCTCAGCATCTGAGCGAGAAGTTTGGCAGCCAGAAGGTGGAGCGTATCCAGCTGCCTCAGTTCCGTCAGTCGGCGGCCATTTGGTTTGCCAATATGCGGGATGACAGTGGGCATGGCTTTGCCTACCAGCTGGGTAACCTGGAACGCGACATCAACACTTACCTGGAGCTCTTCAAGTGGCTGTTTGGCGCCTCCAAGCACACGTTCATCGGCCTGTCGACAGCGATTATGGACAGTACCCAGTGCAAGCATGGATCTCCCAAGTACGATCATCTGGTGCGCAAGAGGAACGAACTGAGGACGGAGCTGCAGCGATTGCTGGGCAATAACGGGGTGCTCATCTACCCCACGCATCCCACAGTGGCGCCTTATCACAACGAACCCATCACGCGTCCCATTAACTTTGCCTACACCGGCATTGTGAACGTGCTGGGATTCCCGGCCACCGCTGTGCCGCTGGGCAAGCTGGGCAGCGAGGGTCTGCCATTGGGAGTTCAGGTGATAGCCAACTTTAACGAAGATCGGCTGTGCCTGGCCGTGGCCGAGGAGCTAGAGAGAGCCTTCGGGGGCTGGGCCAGGCCCTAG
- the Den1 gene encoding sentrin-specific protease 8 isoform X1: MLPQDRKILRQHTRQNQNQNPNATAVSRRSRFNGTYQHSKMNSSSKADPISLSFHDSCLRMSDVQLLHGPHWLNDQILSFYYEYLSHVKYKTNNDLHFIAPEVTQCMKYMDDQELELLLGQSKATNKPFIFFALNDNESTEAGGTHWSLLVFSRPEKTFYHFDSYGNNNTSNSVELMNKIKELLGQRQAKFRPMRCLQQANGYDCGIHVICMTDHIADYLNRYEMIDGLPPLHIDAVKAKRTELLKLILSLGGKG, encoded by the exons ATGCTTCCCCAAGACAGGAAAATTCTGAG GCAACATACACgccagaaccagaaccagaatCCGAACGCGACAGCGGTCTCGCGGCGTTCCAGGTTTAACGGCACCTATCAGCACTCCAAGATGAACAGCAGCTCGAAGGCGGACCCCATCTCGCTGAGCTTCCACGACTCCTGCCTGCGGATGTCGGACGTGCAGCTGCTGCACGGTCCCCACTGGTTGAATGACCAGATCCTGAGCTTCTACTACGAGTATCTGTCGCACGTGAAGTACAAGACCAACAATGACTTGCACTTCATTGCCCCGGAGGTGACACAGTGCATGAAGTACATGGACGaccaggagctggagctccTGCTTGGCCAGAGCAAGGCCACTAACAAGCCGTTCATCTTCTTTGCGCTGAACGACAATGAGAGCACCGAGGCCGGCGGCACCCACTGGTCGCTGCTGGTCTTCTCGCGTCCAGAGAAGACCTTCTATCACTTTGATTCGTACGGGAACAACAACACGAGCAATTCCGTGGAGCTGATGAACAAGATCAAGGAGCTGCTGGGCCAGCGTCAGGCCAAGTTCCGGCCCATGCGCTGCCTGCAGCAGGCAAATGGCTACGACTGCGGCATCCATGTCATCTGTATGACCGACCACATTGCCGACTACCTGAACAGGTACGAGATGATTGATGggctgccgccgctgcatATTGACGCCGTAAAGGCCAAGCGCACCGAGCTGCTGAAACTGATCCTCTCACTGGGCGGCAAGGGATAG
- the LOC108082350 gene encoding uncharacterized protein — protein sequence MENFNSIEIADSDEDSPSEVGDTMDTMDPKRCATPPTSSSAKAANEHTPKTTKTAKEPDSATSGKPSLLSDSTSPSSSTDGKSGRHRSRKSQLQAKRMSPTDLQFETIPGEEGSEAPPAKHPKLEKDAALKKETMKASIAKLLANDEIQELIKRIARERVRCNFLLATYQLPDMNFALNTPLETLCFQFRERIKQRRGNASPSKAASSTLAGAAAPSTATASKVSGKGIVKARQPQS from the coding sequence atggaaaatttcaacTCGATTGAAATAGCAGATTCTGACGAGGATTCGCCGAGTGAAGTTGGCGATACAATGGATACAATGGATCCGAAGCGCTGCGCCACACCACCGACATCGAGTTCAGCCAAAGCTGCAAACGAACACACCCCTAAAACAACAAAGACCGCTAAGGAACCGGATTCGGCGACCAGCGGGAAACCCTCGCTTTTGAGCGACTCTACCTCACCCTCCTCCTCGACTGATGGCAAGAGCGGTCGCCACAGGTCCAGAAAAAGCCAGCTCCAGGCCAAACGAATGAGTCCCACTGACCTCCAATTCGAGACGATTCCGGGGGAAGAGGGTTCAGAGGCGCCGCCTGCCAAGCATCCCAAACTGGAGAAGGACGCTGCGCTTAAAAAGGAGACAATGAAGGCGTCTATTGCCAAACTCCTGGCCAACGATGAGATTCAGGAGCTGATTAAGCGGATCGCCAGGGAACGGGTACGATGCAATTTCCTGCTGGCTACATACCAGCTCCCAGATATGAATTTCGCCCTCAACACACCACTGGAGACACTTTGCTTCCAGTTCCGGGAGCGCATAAAACAGCGAAGGGGAAACGCCAGTCCCTCAAAGGCAGCTTCAAGCACCTTGGCCGGTGCTGCTGCCCCCTCTACTGCAACCGCATCAAAAGTGTCTGGCAAAGGTATTGTTAAGGCACGACAGCCTCAATCCTAA